In the Blastocatellia bacterium genome, one interval contains:
- the rfaQ gene encoding putative lipopolysaccharide heptosyltransferase III, protein MSILDKPLHRVLLIRLRSIGDTVLMTPCLTALKNWNPSLEIDVLLESLSAPVLSNHPQVSKLFVLPKVSGELAKIRARWQIIKSLRAQSYDLAVNLHGGTTGLFLAKLSGAKKTLGYKASRYSSLLSLAAPNPEIIWQKDQIHCVEQQLGLLKWAGVEVNIPSALSLATDPLAKQTIETKLVGIKKPFLLIHPAAAFQSKQWEAKNFAAVIEHIFNRYKIPAILAVAKNEAQVAEKIKSFTKVPLTSFVDLNLSELMALIEQSSLFLGNDSGPAHIAAAFQKPIVVIFGSSNSKVWHPWLTDYKLLKADLPCIPCSGYSCSEFPEPECIKKITVESVINALEELLANSLQSFLV, encoded by the coding sequence ATGAGTATATTAGATAAACCTTTGCACCGTGTTTTATTAATTAGACTAAGATCTATTGGTGATACGGTGTTGATGACTCCTTGCCTAACAGCATTAAAAAATTGGAATCCCTCTTTAGAAATAGATGTTTTATTAGAATCTTTGTCCGCACCTGTTTTAAGTAATCACCCTCAAGTATCTAAGCTATTTGTTTTACCCAAAGTTTCAGGTGAATTAGCAAAAATTCGCGCTCGTTGGCAAATAATTAAAAGCCTTCGCGCCCAATCTTATGATTTAGCTGTAAATTTACATGGAGGAACTACGGGGTTATTTTTAGCAAAATTATCTGGAGCAAAAAAAACTTTGGGCTATAAAGCCAGCAGATATTCATCTTTGCTATCACTTGCAGCACCCAACCCGGAAATCATTTGGCAAAAAGATCAAATTCATTGCGTAGAGCAACAATTAGGCTTACTTAAATGGGCAGGTGTAGAGGTAAATATTCCTTCAGCCTTAAGCCTAGCAACAGATCCGCTAGCTAAACAAACTATAGAAACAAAATTAGTTGGAATTAAAAAACCTTTTTTATTAATTCATCCTGCGGCAGCATTTCAGTCTAAGCAATGGGAAGCTAAAAACTTTGCCGCAGTTATTGAGCATATTTTCAATCGTTACAAAATACCTGCTATTTTGGCTGTAGCTAAAAATGAAGCGCAGGTAGCAGAAAAAATAAAATCTTTTACCAAAGTACCATTAACTAGCTTTGTAGACTTAAACTTATCTGAATTAATGGCTTTAATAGAGCAATCCAGCCTATTTTTAGGAAATGATAGCGGCCCGGCTCATATTGCTGCTGCATTTCAAAAACCTATTGTAGTAATTTTTGGCTCATCAAACTCAAAGGTTTGGCATCCTTGGCTAACAGACTATAAATTACTTAAGGCAGATCTTCCTTGTATTCCCTGTTCTGGCTATAGCTGCTCAGAATTTCCTGAACCAGAATGTATCAAGAAAATTACTGTAGAGAGTGTAATTAATGCGTTAGAAGAACTTTTAGCAAACTCTCTACAATCATTTTTAGTTTAG